The Coffea eugenioides isolate CCC68of chromosome 8, Ceug_1.0, whole genome shotgun sequence genome has a segment encoding these proteins:
- the LOC113781602 gene encoding flavin-containing monooxygenase FMO GS-OX-like 5, with amino-acid sequence YHFSFLEINGIVAVDDNSVGPLYKHIFPPALAPWLSFVGLPWKVVPFPLFEFQSKWIAGTLCGRLSLPSPKEMMADIQAFYSSMEASGTPKRYTHNMAGYQFEYDDWLAAQCGCLPTEEWRKQMYVETSMRKRSQPETYRDQWEDEHLVRQAQADFSQYFSKVPSS; translated from the exons TATCACTTTTCGTTCCTTGAAATTAATGGCATTGTAGCTGTGGATGATAACAGTGTGGGGCCACTTTACAAGCATATTTTTCCTCCAGCTTTAGCGCCATGGCTTTCATTCGTTGGGTTGCCGTGGAAG GTTGTACCTTTCCCCTTGTTTGAATTTCAGAGCAAGTGGATAGCTGGTACTCTGTGTGGTCGGCTTTCACTTCCTTCTCCCAAGGAGATGATGGCTGATATTCAAGCTTTCTACTCATCAATGGAAGCATCTGGCACTCCAAAGCGGTATACTCATAACATGGCTGGTTATCAG TTCGAATATGACGATTGGTTGGCTGCTCAGTGTGGTTGTCTGCCGACTGAAGAATGGAGAAAGCAGATGTATGTTGAAACTTCCATGAGAAAGAGGTCTCAGCCTGAGACATACAGAGACCAGTGGGAAGATGAACACTTGGTCAGACAGGCACAAGCTGATTTTTCACAGTACTTTTCAAAAGTTCCCAGTAGCTAG